A part of Prolixibacteraceae bacterium genomic DNA contains:
- the rsmH gene encoding 16S rRNA (cytosine(1402)-N(4))-methyltransferase RsmH codes for MSEYHVPVLLDECIEGLDLKEGGIYVDVTFGGGGHSREILKKLVGGKLVGFDQDIDAKANVPDDDRFIFVNHNFKYIQNFLAYYGIDKVDGILADLGVSSHEFDVAERGFSFRFDGNLDMRMNQSGQTSAAEIVNSYSEQELSRLFWRYGEVKNSRKLARIIVEERENNPIETIQQFKEMIASCTPKHIEHKYLAKVFQALRIEVNQEMEVLEALMNASQNVLKPGGRLVVITYHSLEDRIVKNMIKEGKTEGKAEKDFFGKTFNPFKAINRKVILPTEEEQKINPRSRSAKLRIAERVEL; via the coding sequence ATGAGCGAATATCATGTTCCTGTGTTGTTAGATGAATGTATCGAAGGATTGGATCTGAAAGAAGGTGGAATTTATGTAGATGTGACTTTCGGAGGAGGAGGCCACTCTAGAGAGATTCTTAAGAAGCTCGTTGGAGGCAAGCTGGTAGGTTTTGATCAAGACATTGATGCAAAAGCCAATGTACCAGATGACGATCGTTTTATCTTTGTTAATCACAACTTCAAATATATCCAGAACTTCTTGGCCTACTACGGTATTGATAAGGTGGATGGCATTTTGGCTGATTTAGGTGTTTCGTCACACGAATTTGATGTGGCAGAACGTGGATTTTCATTCCGTTTTGATGGCAATTTGGACATGAGAATGAACCAAAGTGGACAGACATCGGCTGCAGAGATTGTAAATAGCTATAGTGAGCAGGAGCTTTCTCGTCTCTTCTGGAGATATGGAGAGGTAAAGAACTCACGTAAATTGGCACGCATTATCGTTGAAGAGAGAGAGAATAATCCGATTGAAACGATTCAACAGTTCAAGGAGATGATTGCGTCATGTACTCCCAAACATATCGAGCATAAGTATCTTGCAAAGGTTTTCCAAGCATTACGTATCGAAGTAAATCAAGAGATGGAAGTTTTGGAAGCACTAATGAATGCGAGTCAGAATGTATTAAAGCCAGGAGGTCGTTTGGTTGTAATTACATACCACTCTTTGGAAGATCGTATTGTGAAGAATATGATCAAAGAGGGAAAGACAGAGGGGAAAGCAGAGAAAGATTTCTTTGGTAAGACCTTCAATCCTTTTAAGGCCATAAATCGTAAAGTGATCCTTCCGACAGAAGAAGAACAGAAGATAAATCCTAGATCGCGAAGTGCTAAGTTACGTATTGCGGAGCGTGTAGAATTATAA
- a CDS encoding ISAs1 family transposase codes for MYTDSSYHYDKHFVSSFSSLIDPRRTTNGNYTYPMLEILFLTISAILSGRDTYNDIVIFGEIKIDWLRKYFPYEKGISSHDTISKLFQKIDNEAFNDCFTEWISKYSFTNKESVISIDGKCIKGSAKRKKGGVHIVSAFASEQGLSLSQLVTDKKSNEITAIPDLIDLISIKDKVITIDAMGCQTKIAKKIIHKEGDYVLQVKGNQEKTEEELKIQFNPDLVDDSNITEDVGHGRIETRICEIITNFEKNSTLEKWKGIQSLIRVTSCVIHQDSDKETVQTRYYISSLNTSAKEFNRIIRLHWAIENNLHWCLDVIFREDNKQRKKENSAANFSIIYKIALNLMQMTDDRKSKEKKGSFKEKITRSTLDDNYREKLLNAFLCNN; via the coding sequence ATGTATACAGATTCTTCATATCATTATGATAAACACTTTGTTTCATCCTTTTCTTCATTAATTGATCCCCGCAGAACAACTAATGGCAATTATACTTACCCAATGCTGGAGATTTTATTTCTCACCATTTCGGCAATACTATCTGGGCGTGACACTTATAATGACATTGTAATATTCGGGGAAATTAAAATTGATTGGTTAAGGAAATACTTTCCTTATGAAAAAGGAATAAGCTCCCATGACACGATCTCAAAGTTATTTCAAAAGATAGATAATGAGGCCTTTAATGACTGCTTTACTGAATGGATATCTAAGTATTCTTTTACCAATAAGGAGAGTGTTATAAGCATCGATGGCAAATGTATCAAAGGTTCGGCTAAACGTAAAAAAGGTGGAGTACACATCGTGTCAGCATTCGCTTCGGAACAGGGTCTTTCTCTTAGTCAGCTTGTCACAGATAAAAAGAGTAATGAAATTACTGCCATTCCTGATTTAATAGATCTTATTTCGATAAAAGACAAGGTTATTACAATAGATGCTATGGGATGTCAAACAAAAATAGCAAAAAAGATTATCCATAAAGAAGGAGATTATGTTCTACAGGTAAAAGGGAATCAAGAAAAGACAGAAGAGGAGTTAAAGATACAATTCAATCCAGATCTAGTTGATGATTCGAATATTACAGAGGATGTTGGTCATGGTCGGATTGAGACTCGTATATGTGAGATAATAACAAACTTTGAGAAGAATTCTACGCTAGAAAAATGGAAAGGTATACAAAGTCTCATTCGTGTTACTTCTTGTGTAATACATCAGGATAGCGACAAAGAAACAGTTCAGACACGATATTATATTTCATCACTAAATACTAGTGCTAAGGAATTTAATCGTATTATTAGATTGCATTGGGCCATCGAGAACAATCTTCATTGGTGCTTAGATGTAATCTTTAGGGAAGACAATAAACAGCGTAAGAAAGAGAATTCAGCTGCCAACTTTAGTATAATCTATAAAATAGCACTCAACCTAATGCAAATGACTGATGATAGGAAAAGTAAAGAAAAAAAAGGTTCATTTAAAGAGAAAATTACAAGGTCGACATTAGATGACAACTACCGTGAGAAATTATTGAATGCATTCCTCTGTAATAATTAA
- a CDS encoding DUF3413 domain-containing protein — protein sequence MYWRESIKKSYLFLIINIIICAFISMRYLTHIDYITAMSGTFIGFASIGHYFSMVLLLFIGLFLPLSLLYRFPKILNTLTVMIGATMITILTIDTFVFQLYRFHINGFVLGLLFGEGAGEIFHIGLGTYITGICSIGGIILLEVGALLLANKLTKLFTRRTVRRITCTGIVLLLGVNIMYAYADAMLYRPIMKAKRVFPLFYPLTAKSFLYSHFIDESKVADEPEIRLSSNKSLDYPKAPIKTSACKKNIVVLMIDSWHFECMTKEITPNIYNFSKENMVFTRHNSGSNATRGSVFSLFYSIPPFYWDDMKSSRTSPVFFDVLKEYNYQIQTFPSATLRNPAFYRTVFQSIDGLNLETEGKNSNIRDENITKNFTRFLKTERDTARPFFSFIFYDSAHAIAHPKDYKGPFQPEWDYPKYEKLSDPSVKEEYYNLYKNSVHYIDHLTKDIFQTLKEKDLLKNTIVIVTGDHGQEFNDNHKNYWGHGGNFTKYQTQIPMIVHNPGDTAKVYNHLTTHYDIVPTLLQNEFNCTTDIKAYSVGANMFSTQKREPIVMGTKLNFAFVDTDRITCIDYDGTYDITDLNLNPMDTVSIDAKLLNETMTTINRYYQQ from the coding sequence ATGTATTGGCGAGAGAGTATTAAGAAATCGTACCTATTTCTGATTATAAACATAATCATTTGTGCGTTTATCTCAATGAGATATTTAACGCATATAGACTATATCACCGCAATGTCGGGAACGTTTATTGGATTCGCATCCATTGGACACTACTTTAGCATGGTCCTGTTACTATTTATTGGACTGTTCCTGCCGTTAAGTTTGCTCTATAGATTCCCGAAAATACTGAACACCTTGACGGTGATGATTGGAGCCACAATGATTACTATTCTAACGATCGACACTTTTGTCTTTCAGTTATATCGTTTTCATATTAATGGTTTCGTATTGGGATTGCTTTTCGGTGAAGGGGCAGGAGAGATATTTCATATCGGATTAGGGACATACATCACAGGTATATGCTCTATTGGTGGAATTATACTGCTGGAAGTGGGCGCACTATTGCTAGCAAATAAACTAACGAAATTGTTTACTAGAAGGACAGTGAGACGTATCACATGTACAGGGATCGTTCTCCTTCTGGGGGTAAATATAATGTATGCATATGCGGATGCAATGCTCTATAGACCCATAATGAAGGCGAAGCGTGTCTTCCCTCTTTTCTACCCATTGACGGCCAAGTCCTTTCTCTATTCACACTTTATCGACGAGTCGAAAGTGGCAGATGAACCTGAGATCCGCCTGTCTAGTAACAAGAGTCTCGACTACCCTAAAGCGCCAATTAAAACTTCAGCATGTAAGAAAAATATCGTGGTGTTGATGATCGACTCATGGCACTTTGAGTGTATGACAAAGGAGATCACTCCAAACATATACAACTTCTCGAAAGAGAACATGGTCTTCACCCGACACAACAGTGGTAGTAATGCTACTCGTGGTAGTGTCTTTAGTTTATTCTATAGTATCCCTCCATTCTATTGGGATGATATGAAGTCGAGTAGAACATCTCCTGTATTCTTTGATGTCTTGAAAGAGTATAACTACCAAATTCAAACATTTCCGAGTGCAACCTTAAGAAATCCAGCTTTCTATCGTACTGTTTTTCAATCTATCGATGGGCTTAACTTGGAAACCGAAGGGAAGAACTCAAATATCAGAGACGAAAATATTACGAAAAACTTTACACGCTTTCTTAAAACAGAGAGAGATACCGCAAGACCGTTCTTTAGCTTTATCTTCTACGATTCAGCTCACGCGATTGCACACCCAAAAGATTATAAAGGCCCTTTCCAACCTGAATGGGACTATCCAAAATATGAGAAACTTTCAGACCCATCGGTGAAAGAGGAGTATTACAACTTGTACAAAAATAGTGTACACTATATCGATCACCTAACAAAGGACATATTCCAAACATTGAAGGAGAAAGACCTACTGAAGAACACTATTGTGATTGTAACAGGTGACCATGGACAAGAGTTTAACGATAACCATAAGAACTATTGGGGACACGGTGGTAACTTTACCAAATATCAAACCCAAATTCCGATGATCGTACATAACCCAGGGGACACTGCTAAGGTTTACAACCACCTTACCACCCACTATGATATCGTACCTACCCTATTGCAAAATGAATTCAACTGTACTACCGATATCAAAGCCTACTCTGTAGGTGCCAATATGTTCTCCACCCAAAAAAGAGAGCCTATTGTAATGGGAACAAAACTTAATTTTGCATTCGTTGATACCGATCGTATTACCTGTATCGACTACGATGGAACTTACGACATTACCGATTTAAATCTAAATCCAATGGACACTGTTTCTATCGATGCCAAACTGCTGAACGAAACCATGACGACCATCAATCGCTACTATCAACAGTAG
- a CDS encoding LytTR family DNA-binding domain-containing protein, with protein sequence MKKYTAIIVDDEQLAIDVIKNYIDRHPQIELLQSFKNPVEAFSYLNTQHVDLAFVDIEMPHLLGTELISSLNTHTQFVMVTSYSNYAIESFDLEVLDYLLKPVPFNRFSKTIDRFTKRMQSNEEENQYTVPPSFFIKEGDEYIKVEVPDIDYVEGMKDYAKIQCGNNFYLALKTLKALEEILAPYNFIRIHKSYIVSIDRITQYNGRAVIIDNHAIPVGSSYRKTLKTILENRQL encoded by the coding sequence ATGAAAAAATATACCGCTATAATTGTAGACGATGAACAGTTGGCTATTGATGTCATTAAAAACTATATCGATCGTCATCCACAAATAGAACTACTACAAAGCTTCAAAAATCCTGTAGAAGCATTTTCCTACTTAAACACACAACATGTAGACTTAGCCTTTGTTGATATCGAAATGCCACACCTTCTTGGCACCGAACTAATAAGTAGCTTAAACACCCATACCCAATTCGTGATGGTCACCTCCTATTCGAACTATGCGATAGAAAGTTTTGACTTAGAAGTCCTAGACTACCTGCTTAAACCTGTTCCATTTAACCGATTTAGTAAAACGATCGATCGCTTTACTAAACGAATGCAATCTAACGAAGAAGAGAATCAATATACTGTACCACCATCATTTTTCATCAAAGAAGGAGATGAATATATCAAAGTTGAAGTGCCAGATATAGACTATGTCGAAGGGATGAAAGATTACGCTAAAATCCAATGTGGCAACAACTTTTACCTTGCTCTAAAAACGCTAAAAGCACTAGAAGAGATATTAGCTCCCTACAACTTTATTAGAATTCACAAATCCTATATAGTCTCTATTGACAGAATAACACAATATAATGGAAGGGCTGTTATCATTGATAATCACGCAATACCTGTGGGTTCAAGTTACAGAAAAACACTTAAGACCATACTCGAAAACAGACAACTATAG